The DNA region GCAGCGCGACGGACAGGCAGATGCCCAGCGCGAACAGCACGATCCCGAGAATGAAGACCACGCGCTACTTCCCCTTACCGATCAGCGCACCGGCACGCGCGCGAGCCCAGCGCTCGGCAGCTAGTACGTCATCAACGTCGCGAGGTTCACGACGCCATTCGTCGGCGGCTTCCACCACCTGGGCAATAGTGTCCACAATCGAGGTGAAGCCGGTGTTCTGTGCCAGGAAGGCGGCCACCAGCTCTTCGTTCGCCGCGTTGTAGACCGCCGGGATGCAGCCACCGACGGTCCCGGCGTGCCGCGCCAGCTCGACGGCGGGGAACGCGTCGTTGTCCAACGGCTCGAAAGTCCAGCTCGCGGGCTTGTCCCAGACGCACGCGGCCGCCGCGCCGGGCACGCGGTCCGGCCAGTGCAGCGCCAGCGCGATCGGCAGCCGCATGTCGGGCGGGCTGGCCTGGGCGATCGTCGAACCGTCCACGAAGGTCACCATCGAGTGGATGATCGACTGCGGGTGGACGACCACGTCGATGCGGTCTGTCTCGATGTCGAACAGGAGCTTCGCCTCGATCAGCTCCAGGCCCTTGTTGACCAAAGTGGACGAGTTGATCGTGATGAGCGGCCCCATCGACCAGGTCGGATGCGCCATCGCCTGCTCGACGGTGACGTCGGCCAGCTCCTCGCGCTTGCGTCCGCGGAACGGGCCGCCCGAGGCGGTGAGCACCAGCCGGGCGACCTCGGACTCGCGGCCGGCACGCAGGGCCTGCGCGATCGCGGAGTGCTCGGAGTCCACCGGGACGAGCTGGCCGGGCTTGGCCGCGGCCAGCACGAGCGGCCCGCCCGCGATCAGCGACTCCTTGTTGGCCAGCGCGAGCGTGGCACCGGTGGCGAGCGCGCGCAGGGTCGGCGGGAGCCCCTGGGAACCGGGGAGCGCGTTGAGCACGACGTCCACGGGGGTGGCGTCGATCATCTCGACGACCGCGTCGGCCCCGGCGTAGATGCGCGGGAGCTTGAAGTCGCCGCTGGAGTAGCCGCGCTTCTGCGCCTCGGCGTACAGCGCGAGCTGCAGGTCTTCCACGGCCGTCGGCCTGCTGATGGCGACGGCGTCGACCTGGTGCGCCAGGGCCTGGGCGGCCAGCGCGGCGGGGTCGGAGCCGCCCGCGGCGATCCCGGCGACCCGGAACAGCTCCGGGTTGCGGGCCGCGACGTCGAGGGCCTGGGCGCCGACCGATCCGGTCGAACCGAGCACGAGCACACTTCGCGAGGTAGTCATCGGGGCTCATTGTCGCTTGGGGCCCGTCGGGCGCGTGCAGCCAGGTGTGGGATCATTCGCGGGCAAGCGAACCATCGGGTTTTGAGGAGTTGATCGTGGCGAGCAAAGCGGTCGAAAAGCGCGGCCGGGTGGGCGT from Amycolatopsis sp. EV170708-02-1 includes:
- the dxr gene encoding 1-deoxy-D-xylulose-5-phosphate reductoisomerase — protein: MTTSRSVLVLGSTGSVGAQALDVAARNPELFRVAGIAAGGSDPAALAAQALAHQVDAVAISRPTAVEDLQLALYAEAQKRGYSSGDFKLPRIYAGADAVVEMIDATPVDVVLNALPGSQGLPPTLRALATGATLALANKESLIAGGPLVLAAAKPGQLVPVDSEHSAIAQALRAGRESEVARLVLTASGGPFRGRKREELADVTVEQAMAHPTWSMGPLITINSSTLVNKGLELIEAKLLFDIETDRIDVVVHPQSIIHSMVTFVDGSTIAQASPPDMRLPIALALHWPDRVPGAAAACVWDKPASWTFEPLDNDAFPAVELARHAGTVGGCIPAVYNAANEELVAAFLAQNTGFTSIVDTIAQVVEAADEWRREPRDVDDVLAAERWARARAGALIGKGK